In Nitrospirota bacterium, the following are encoded in one genomic region:
- the flgM gene encoding flagellar biosynthesis anti-sigma factor FlgM — protein sequence MSPRITGIGSKQVEQLVSNKVQKRDDRVKADKTETRTTEAGERVSLSEAAREVAAARSRVELIPDVRTERVEQLKDAISNGTYQVDGRAVAEKLLKETLLDILL from the coding sequence ATGTCGCCCAGAATCACCGGAATCGGCTCCAAGCAAGTTGAGCAGCTCGTTTCGAACAAGGTTCAGAAGCGGGATGACCGGGTAAAAGCCGACAAGACCGAAACGCGCACCACCGAGGCGGGTGAGCGTGTTTCCCTTTCCGAAGCGGCCCGAGAGGTCGCCGCGGCAAGGAGCAGGGTCGAGCTGATCCCGGACGTCCGCACGGAACGAGTCGAGCAACTGAAGGACGCGATTTCCAATGGCACATACCAGGTGGATGGACGGGCAGTGGCCGAGAAGCTCCTCAAGGAAACTCTGCTCGACATCCTCTTGTAG
- a CDS encoding flagellar protein FlgN: MAGAPLPRSDFFNELTTALSRQCEALDALKQKLENQKEQLIRFQVDDLEQSNAEIAELTARVATLEKDRYVFVARKFGRSEMKLSEIVDVAPVEHGARLREIHARLRSLSRAVGRLSTANADLMRNGAGLVEGMLNLYRHSLNARPVYERERIVDTVGLQGSMVSTRL, translated from the coding sequence ATGGCCGGTGCACCTCTGCCTCGTTCCGACTTCTTTAACGAACTCACCACCGCTCTTTCGCGTCAATGCGAAGCGCTGGACGCGCTGAAGCAGAAATTGGAGAACCAGAAGGAGCAGTTGATCCGCTTCCAGGTGGATGACCTGGAACAGAGCAACGCCGAGATCGCCGAACTCACCGCCCGCGTAGCCACTCTTGAAAAGGACCGGTACGTGTTCGTCGCCCGGAAGTTCGGCCGTTCAGAGATGAAGCTTTCCGAGATTGTGGACGTGGCCCCCGTGGAACACGGGGCCCGCCTCCGGGAGATCCACGCCCGCTTGCGCTCCCTCTCGCGTGCCGTGGGCCGCTTGAGCACGGCGAATGCCGATCTCATGAGGAACGGCGCCGGTCTCGTGGAGGGGATGCTCAACTTGTACCGTCACTCGCTCAACGCCCGGCCGGTGTATGAGCGGGAGCGGATCGTCGATACGGTGGGACTCCAGGGCTCGATGGTGAGCACGAGGCTGTGA
- the flgK gene encoding flagellar hook-associated protein FlgK has translation MPGIDDMLGIATQAILVHRATLEVASHNIANVNTPGYSRQKAFLENNGPNDDFFGKIGTGVFLRSVKREADIFLNTEIYSNTSGLGKLRAQSQQLQRLEAIFNESVDAGVSKAIKDFFSAWNDLANKPEGIAERNAVLERGKVLRDTIRRTRQQIDDLNRLLSSRLSQVVAQVNTYAQEIRSLNVRVANTEGQGSSANDERDLREQRMKELSELVSFQSYEDPVTKMVNITVGGLPLVAGNVSNSLSSSLNTSGNLILNFVRRDGSTQAITNLITGGQAKGLIDLRNTTIPDYQSRLDTLAREIIEEVNRVHTRGVGLATDSTGKSAGFTSITSKLAIKQSLALGTAVTTAGSPFSLVDGGTFTIHAYDSTGQVIAQRTFTIDSNNSSASLNSGTAVHSFPAGTLVELAMNINTTMGANLTATVTTVGSGTALLTLGTDAGTSYFTFSEDSSDLLSVLGMNTFFSGDDSRDFDIDSVVLNDVNHINASKVDRRDFMSNAVAYGSGGPLGGSGFSLGFGSAFTPGTMTIDVYDQFGSVIETKSISIRGQTQLVSLDAGTTGYGIDATFENLEASVNGGGTLIGIRAIGMGKSFVIRNDTSSFMQNLQITGNVPGPRNFSQGDNRNALELSALESALVLNGNTQTFSEYYSDFQAKVGSEVQNNQRNFDQQELSVEQLEGFRDERAGVNLDEEIAKLIKYEQAYNASARLVALVQQLTDTLLNIIGA, from the coding sequence ATGCCCGGAATTGACGACATGCTGGGAATCGCCACGCAGGCGATTCTTGTCCACCGCGCCACCTTGGAGGTGGCCAGCCACAACATTGCCAACGTCAATACTCCCGGGTATTCGCGCCAGAAGGCGTTCTTGGAGAACAACGGGCCGAACGACGATTTCTTCGGCAAGATCGGCACGGGTGTGTTCCTCCGTTCCGTCAAGCGCGAGGCGGACATCTTTCTGAACACGGAGATCTACTCGAACACCTCCGGGTTGGGGAAACTCCGGGCCCAAAGTCAGCAGCTCCAGAGGCTGGAGGCGATCTTCAATGAATCCGTGGATGCCGGCGTCAGTAAGGCGATCAAGGATTTCTTCTCGGCGTGGAACGACCTGGCCAACAAGCCGGAGGGAATCGCGGAGCGGAATGCCGTGCTGGAGCGGGGGAAGGTTCTTCGCGACACCATCCGGCGCACCCGGCAGCAAATCGACGACCTCAATCGCCTGCTTTCTTCCCGGCTGAGCCAGGTGGTCGCCCAAGTCAACACGTACGCCCAGGAAATTCGATCCCTGAATGTGCGTGTGGCCAACACCGAGGGCCAGGGTTCGTCCGCCAACGATGAGCGGGACCTCCGTGAACAGAGAATGAAGGAGCTTTCGGAACTGGTCAGTTTCCAAAGCTACGAGGACCCCGTTACGAAGATGGTCAACATCACGGTGGGCGGGCTGCCGCTCGTGGCCGGGAACGTGAGCAATTCCCTCTCCTCATCCTTGAACACGTCCGGCAACCTGATCCTGAATTTCGTTCGCCGGGATGGGAGCACTCAGGCCATTACCAACCTGATCACCGGCGGGCAGGCCAAGGGGCTGATCGACTTGCGTAATACGACGATACCGGACTACCAGTCACGCCTCGATACGCTCGCCCGCGAGATCATCGAGGAGGTGAACCGGGTGCACACGCGCGGCGTCGGTCTCGCCACGGATTCCACGGGCAAATCCGCCGGCTTTACCTCCATCACGAGCAAGTTGGCGATCAAGCAGAGCCTCGCCCTGGGCACGGCCGTGACAACCGCCGGGAGTCCGTTCTCCCTCGTGGACGGCGGGACCTTCACGATTCACGCCTACGACTCCACCGGCCAGGTCATTGCCCAGCGGACGTTCACGATCGATTCGAACAACAGTTCGGCAAGCTTGAATTCGGGCACGGCCGTCCATTCCTTCCCGGCCGGCACGCTTGTGGAGCTCGCGATGAACATCAATACCACCATGGGGGCGAATCTGACCGCCACGGTGACCACCGTCGGCTCGGGTACGGCGCTCCTCACGCTCGGCACGGATGCCGGCACGTCCTATTTCACCTTCAGCGAAGACTCCAGCGATCTCCTGAGCGTCCTCGGCATGAACACCTTTTTCTCCGGGGACGATTCCCGGGACTTCGACATCGATTCGGTGGTCTTGAACGACGTCAACCACATCAATGCCTCCAAGGTGGACCGACGCGATTTCATGTCGAACGCCGTGGCGTACGGCTCGGGCGGTCCGCTCGGGGGATCCGGCTTCAGCTTGGGATTCGGATCGGCTTTCACGCCCGGGACGATGACGATTGACGTGTACGATCAGTTCGGGAGCGTCATTGAAACCAAGTCCATCTCCATCCGCGGCCAGACGCAGCTTGTCAGTCTGGATGCCGGGACCACCGGATACGGGATTGACGCCACGTTCGAGAACCTCGAAGCGAGCGTCAATGGAGGCGGAACGCTGATTGGCATCCGCGCCATCGGCATGGGGAAAAGTTTCGTGATTCGGAACGACACGTCCAGCTTCATGCAAAACCTTCAAATTACCGGGAACGTGCCCGGCCCGCGCAATTTTTCCCAGGGCGACAATCGGAACGCGCTGGAGCTGTCCGCTCTCGAAAGCGCCCTGGTGTTGAACGGAAACACGCAAACGTTCAGCGAATACTACTCCGACTTCCAGGCGAAGGTCGGCTCCGAGGTTCAGAACAACCAGCGGAACTTCGACCAGCAGGAGCTCTCCGTCGAACAGCTTGAAGGATTCCGCGATGAGCGCGCGGGTGTCAACCTCGACGAAGAGATCGCGAAACTGATCAAGTATGAGCAGGCGTACAATGCGTCGGCGCGTCTGGTGGCGCTGGTCCAACAGCTTACGGATACGCTGCTCAACATCATCGGAGCGTAA
- the flgL gene encoding flagellar hook-associated protein FlgL, giving the protein MSFLRVTQNLMFRNINTDIQRNYNRLALDQMKLGSAKRVNKPSDDPVSIAQIMEFRKTIREVDQFDRNIEQARRFLQSSDSTLDSVHTMLVRGKQLAIQAANTPLSDSARDGMAKEVEEMQNELVKLANSRQNGQYLFGGSNTKTATFVTRTLSENVSTTENTRFRVVTYNGQGVDVSDANDIDTDSLTAGSTTDELPDATSSVAAGNIANATFYTTTGAPVATFGAGATQNQVRTLPKFFDPLEVQITFGNNGRLQINETGRIFTGDGTNDDGDSEVNLFKTLDDFRIALENNSLGAGGVGGIQARISEFDYGMDTIREAQARIGSRLNRVEQAGSAHENIRLSVQESLSKQEDLDIAATITDLQLAQVVYQAALASAGRILPLSLLNFI; this is encoded by the coding sequence ATGAGCTTCCTTCGCGTCACACAGAATCTGATGTTCCGGAACATCAACACCGACATCCAGCGGAATTACAACCGGCTGGCTCTCGACCAGATGAAACTCGGATCGGCCAAGCGCGTCAACAAGCCGTCCGACGATCCCGTCTCCATCGCCCAGATCATGGAGTTCAGGAAAACCATACGGGAGGTGGACCAATTCGACCGGAACATTGAGCAGGCCAGAAGGTTCCTGCAATCCAGCGATTCAACGCTCGACTCCGTGCACACCATGCTTGTCAGGGGCAAGCAGTTGGCCATTCAAGCGGCCAATACTCCGCTGAGCGACTCGGCCCGTGACGGCATGGCCAAAGAGGTGGAAGAAATGCAGAACGAGCTGGTCAAGCTGGCCAACAGCCGGCAGAACGGCCAGTACCTTTTCGGCGGATCCAACACCAAGACGGCCACCTTCGTTACGAGAACTCTTTCCGAGAACGTGTCGACGACTGAGAATACCCGATTTCGAGTGGTGACCTACAACGGGCAGGGTGTGGACGTTTCGGATGCCAACGACATCGACACGGACAGTCTCACCGCCGGTTCGACCACCGACGAACTGCCGGACGCGACCAGTTCCGTCGCGGCGGGCAATATCGCGAATGCCACCTTCTACACGACCACCGGAGCGCCGGTGGCCACTTTCGGCGCGGGCGCCACGCAAAACCAGGTTCGTACGCTTCCGAAATTCTTCGATCCCCTGGAGGTCCAGATCACCTTCGGGAATAACGGCCGCCTCCAGATCAACGAAACCGGCCGGATCTTCACGGGCGATGGGACCAATGACGATGGCGACAGCGAAGTCAATCTCTTCAAAACCCTTGACGACTTCCGGATCGCCCTGGAGAACAACAGCCTCGGCGCCGGAGGCGTGGGCGGCATCCAGGCGCGCATTTCGGAGTTTGATTATGGCATGGATACCATTCGCGAGGCCCAGGCGAGGATTGGGTCGCGGCTGAACCGGGTGGAACAGGCCGGCTCGGCCCACGAGAATATCCGGCTCTCGGTTCAGGAATCGCTCAGCAAGCAGGAAGACTTGGATATTGCGGCCACGATCACCGACCTCCAATTGGCGCAAGTTGTGTATCAGGCTGCGCTGGCCAGTGCGGGGCGGATTTTGCCTCTCAGCCTCCTGAACTTCATCTAA